In the Triticum aestivum cultivar Chinese Spring chromosome 2B, IWGSC CS RefSeq v2.1, whole genome shotgun sequence genome, CGCTCCCTGACCCCTGAAGTTGTCGCCATCACGGTAGTTGCCATTGTTCACAAAGCCTGCTCCCTGTCCCCTGAAGTTGTCGCCATGGTAACCACCTCTGTCTGGCAGGACCCGACTGCCCCGGGCATTGCCATTGTACTCACTATGGGTGACTCCATTAACAACTGAAAGTTTTTTTGGGGGGAATTAACAACTGAAAGTTATAATCCAAGCATGCAAGGCCTAGAAACCAGCAAAAATATGACTTGCAACGATGGAATTAAACTAAAACAAATATGCAAAGGAGGCAGCATTTACTGTACACATGGATCAGTTATCAGCAGCATAACTTAATCGGAGATGGGAAGGAAAACAAATTGCAATTTAATTTGTTCTAACCATCCAGATGCTATCTTATACTACCTTCGTTCGAAATTAAgtatcgctgatttagtacaaagttgttcatTTTAATTTTTTGAGAGTAAGGACTTCTTTTCAGATGGAAAGCAAGGACACACCAACGGTTGCATATGACATGTCCACCTGTGAAAGCTGGACTAAAACTATGGAAGAAATCGTTCTATTTTAGTTGCATATATGATGTGCCGATATCAGGATGCAGCTCACCTCGTTTTGGAGTTCGCTTCTCCTCGACATAAGACACATACGAGCCAAAACGAACTTTAAATACCTAAAAGTCAAAACGAGTATTAGTTATAGAGCTCTTGCAACATCTTGCAGATACTTAAAATGCTGAAATGATGATGGACAAGTAGGCCAAGTTACAATTAGACCTCCACTATTTTAGACAATGTAGCTAAATGTGCTCCAGCAAACTTAAAGTTGCACAAACTGAAACAGAATGCAGCAGCGTAGCTAAATTTAACTTGTAAAGTAATAGCGCGAATTGAGAAAATACACTGGGAAAACAAACCTCGATTGCTGCATTCATTGATTTTTCAGACTCAAATTCAACAAAGCCAAAGCAGAACCCATCAGCCTGCAATGCAAAACTAATGTTAGCAAGCATATGTTTCATAGAAACCAAGCCTACATTCATACAATATTAACTAACCTGACGGTGTACAACTTGTATACCACGAGGCTTGATTGAACCAAACTTACTGAACTCAGCCTCAACCATTTCGATAGTTGCATTCCAAGGCAAGTTCTTCACAAAGATTGAATACCCTTGGTCTGCAAACAAGGTAGTGTTATAGTTCAGTACAACAAAGATATGTGCTTCAATTTTCTATAAAACAGATGGAGAAAGCACCAACCATCAGAAATATTTTGGTCATTTGGAGGCGCAGTATCAGCTGCATGCGTAGTTTTTGCAGGAACAGACGAAGATTTCTCCACATTTTCAGCTCTCTTTACTGTTGGATTTGGTctaggtttgggtttgggtttgggtttggtAATGGGTGCTGGCGGTATGCTCTCATTTGTGGCCTTAACCTATCATGCAAGTCACAGAAGCCAGTAAGCAAGCATAACAGATCGTGTAATTATTATTCCACATCCAGAACTCACTCAATTCTGGCAGTACAATTAGTGGGGGAAACTGCAGGAACACAAGAGGAAACTTACGATCGATGCATAAGTCTTCTTAATAACATCCTTCTGAGCTGAAGCAGGAGTAGGTGCTACCTCAGGTATCTTAATAGCATCATTCTTAATTTGAGAATTTTCATTTCCAAATGAATTTATGACTTTGTCCTTGCTAGAAATACTCTCTACAGATGGATCCATGACTTCATCATTGATGGAAATATTCTCTGCCGATGGATTTATGACTTCAGCATCCACAGGAATCGTCTCTGCAGATGGATTTATGACTTCACCATTGGTGGAAATATTCCCTGCAGATGGAAGCTCTGGGTCCACGCTCTCCTTGACAGATGTTTCTGGTCAAATATTGAAATGTCAGCAAGCTATGAAACGATCAGTTCGAATATGAAATTCCATTACCTGGTTCAGCTGGAAATGGGGCAATCTGAGTGTTTCCATTAACATGGTCAACTAAAGCTTCATTTGTCTCAGCCAATGGCATCTCCGGCACACCTCGAAGCACATCATTCAAAACAAAATAGCCTCCATTTTCTTGTGGAGCAAGGAAGAATGACTGAACAAATCTATGCTTCACAGTATCAAGCATGGTAAGAGATCCAGTAACCAAAATGAGCACACCACCACCGTGGGAGGGCTGAGTATCTACATTATCTAACTGTATCAAACATCCCTTCATATCTGTAGATAAGAAGTGTTGATTGATAGCCTGGTCAAGCACATGAAACAAGTCAGTTATAACAAATCAGGTGACTAGGCATGGATAAACAAGTAGCATGTATAAAGTGATATGACCATGTAGCTGATTGTACAATACATATTAGAAAAATTAAATAAGAGAGCTGGAAAAACTATACTTACTGCAGGCAAATGATATTACATGGATGATCTTTAACAAACATTACCTTCAGAACATAATGGCATGCGCGCCCTTTAGATAATCAACCGACTTTCATCAATACGTGTGGCCTATAGATTTGATTAATTGCACAATACCACCACTACCGCTACTACTACCTGCCCAATTTACAGTAAAAAAAGCACTCTGCGTAGGCGACCACATGAGAACATGGAAGTAGTATCCTGTTGTGAATTCCCACACCAAAGCAGCCTGATGATCACAACATGCTAGCAAAATGTACCTTAAACAAACTAGCTGTTATTTGTCCTCAGCTATTCTAATTCTAAGTGGCAAATCATAGAAGTGAAGTCCATCAATAGCATGGACGAAAACAAGCTCTGGTATAAAATAAGTGAACAGGTGTGCCCTGAATTCTAGTTTCCACCTAATCGCGTTTAATCTATACAACTTATACATAATAGTAAGATCATAGAATACTACTGCTGTACTGCCGAGAACTTACGTATGTAGTGGTTATAGATGTCAATGGACCATCAGAATCTGGTCGACCAAGGATACTTTCATCATGATAGAACTTATGGACATGCTCTGGCGACGAATTCAAAACTCTGTAGTATTGTTGAGCAAACGCATTCCCAATCTGTCAGCAAGACCAATCGTGTTTAGCAATACTGCTATAACTCTAGATTAATAATAAAAAAGATGGAGAAAAACAGTACCACGTCCGGATGAACGTAATTCCCAGTTGGCGTAGACATTGCTGCACAACAGATTACACTGATTAGTACCTCATGTTTTGAGGCGAATGAATATTGTGCGACGATCGAGCAGCATAAAAAGGATGTAGCTATTCAAAACCTATAGTTAATCAGAACGGTTCACAGTAAATTGTAAACATTGTTGCAAGAAAACAAACTGTTGCCTCAAAGGAATATACAGTAATTGGCTGAGCAACCATTTATCAACACCCAAACCATTGGCAAACAACTATCAACAACTCGGTAGCACAGTGATCTTTGTCCATCATGAATGGATGCTGACTCATATTTCACGAATTAATGGCACAACTTACATAGCATGTATCAGTGTATCACATATATCACTGTAGCCACAGACAATTGGTACAAATATAGCACAATGACAATAACTATCAGATTGAGAAATTTTGGATACAACAATTGGCATTTGAACTCATAATTGTCTCCCAAATTTCTGCCAATCATCGCATAAAACAATAAAAATTTATTCAGCAGACTCAACCTGAGCCTATCAACATTGGAAATAAAACAAACCATCACAAAAGTTAGCTTTAATTGCTTTCTACACAGGAAAATTGACGTCCATATAGAAAAACCAACTCACAATAAGAAAATGATTGAAATTTCAGAATTGAAACAGTAAACTAGCTAACAAAATGAACAAACTACACATCAAACCACTCACTATACCAGTTGCACACAAACCTATCGCATTGCAAAAACTATGTTCCACAAGGCAAAATCAATACTAGATGTCTGCAGCAGGGTGCCATGAAACACTCCCACCAAAATCTGAAACCATACAAGACTCATAAGCTACCTATCTAAATTATAATGACCACAGCAAAAATTGCATTTGATTTGCAGTGCTAGGCTGTTGATACTCCAAACCAGTCAACAGCCAACATTAGTTTAATAGCGACTGAGAATCTAGTCTGTCTAGATAAATAAAGGCGACAATTTCATACAAACCATTACGTAAACCCCATTACATAAACCCCAGCCGGCAAACCATACAATACATCAATTTTGTCGTGAAAAGGAGGCCCTTTCCTTCACCCAAGCAAATAAACCACATGAAAGCCTGTCCATAACTGCTACAAGAACAATTTATTAAACAACCACCCAGAATAATCTAGACATAGTTTTAAACCCATCAAACCTGACCACCGCATCGACGGACAAAAGCCACGCCATGACAAGGACAAGCATGCACCGAGCAAGCCAAGTCGATTGCACGGAAAGCGTAAAATAAGAACTTGGAACAATGCCAATAACTATCAGATCCCAGATATAGCACAATGACAATAACTATCAGATTGAGAAAAATTGGATACAGCATTTGGAACTTGAGCTCATGATTATTTTCCCAGTTTCTCCATATCATCACACAAAACAATAACCATTTATTCAGCAGACTCAACCTGAGCTTATCAACACTGGAAATAAAACAAATCATCAGAAAAGCTAGCTACAACCTCTTTCTGCAAAGAAAATTGACTACGGTTCAGAGTAACATCCATATAGGAAAAAAAACAACTCACAACAGGAAAATGACTGAACTTTCAGAACTGAAACAGTAAACTACCTCCAGATAACAAAATGAACAAACTATACATGGAACCATCAACTAGACCTGATGCACGTAAGCCTATTGCAATGCAAACAAAGAATGTTCCACGACGCAAAAgcaatactaaatgtctctgcagcTCGGTGCCATGATGGAGCACTCCCACCAAAATTCTGAAACCACAAAAGACACATGAGCTATCTATCTAATGACCACAGCAAGAAATGCATTAGATGACATTTTCACACACCGTGTCCTGATACTCCAAACCAATCAACGGACAACATCAGTTTAATAGCGATTGAGAGTATATAGACAAATAAAGTTGACATTTTTCACACAAAACATCATTACGTAAACCCCGGCCAACCAGCAGCCCACACAATACGTCAATTTCGTCGTCAAAGGGAGTCCCTTTCCTTCACCCAAGCACACAAACCACAAGAAAGCTTGCCCGTAGCCGCTCCGGGACCAATTCATCCAACAAACAACCCGGAACAGCACGGTGCTAATCCCCAGGCGACGCGGTTTAAACCCGGATTCCGCCCAGACCCGCAGCATTACGACGCACCAAACCCTACCCCCGCGCAGACCAACGAGACCCGCGAGGTCCCTCGAGCCGCGGCACGACGAGGAGGACGGACGAGCGCGCACCGGGCGAACCGAGAGCCGGCGGAACGGAACGGACGGAACGGGGAGCGTAAAAGAGAAGACACCGAGACGCGCGCGCGGGGAGAGGAAGAGGGGCACTACCTTCCGGACGGAGCACGGGCCGACGgctgccgccgccgacgacgacggcCACGGGGGGGAGGGCAAACCCTAGCGGAGCggctgggcgacgcgggtggcgggCGGGCGGGGCAGTTGGACTCGATCGAGGAGGcggagcgggagagagagagaggaaaggacGGAGCAGGAGGCGGAAGGGGTTTATAACGGGAAGGGTTTTTGGTTAGTGGGGGGTCGCGAATGTTCCCGCTGCGTCTCACTGGCTTCTGGGCCCTCACTCGGCAGCTTGCGGTCGGACCGGACCCGATCTGCGGCTGGGCTGCGTCGGTCCGGCCCGCGAGTCCGACTTTTCGTTGTTTACGACCCCGATGTCGCTcgtctttgttttcttcttcttctagaaCCCTCCTAtcctggcggcgcggcggcggcgctcccctCCCTCACTCttgacggcggcgcggcggccatcCACCTGACCCTTCTCCACCACCAAGCCCGTACGTCCTCTTCTTCTCTCCTGGGTAGCCTAGCTCCTGCTCTGGCCTGCACGGCTGCACCCAAGCTCCTCCAATCCGCCGCCGCAGCCGTTACCTTAGCGCCTCTCACGCGCGTCGCTTACATCGCCGCCCGCCCCCGTTCTATCTTCGTCGCGGCATCGCGTCCCTGCTGTCGCCACCCCGTCCGCAGTATTGGACATTGGTGTTCGAGGTACGCGCTTTTACCTTTTAGTCATCCAGTGATTCGTTCAAAAATTTAGTCATCCAGCGATGTGATTGCTTAAGCCCAAACTAATGAGCCACCGAAATTGTGTGCCGGTGCCCACCATTTTGGCTTGGGGCATAGGCCCAAGTATCCTAACTTGCAAAATTAGTAGAAGCTTTGTACATTTGTGGATTAGCAATGTCTCATTTATTGGTGT is a window encoding:
- the LOC123044275 gene encoding nuclear transport factor 2, which encodes MSTPTGNYVHPDVIGNAFAQQYYRVLNSSPEHVHKFYHDESILGRPDSDGPLTSITTTYAINQHFLSTDMKGCLIQLDNVDTQPSHGGGVLILVTGSLTMLDTVKHRFVQSFFLAPQENGGYFVLNDVLRGVPEMPLAETNEALVDHVNGNTQIAPFPAEPETSVKESVDPELPSAGNISTNGEVINPSAETIPVDAEVINPSAENISINDEVMDPSVESISSKDKVINSFGNENSQIKNDAIKIPEVAPTPASAQKDVIKKTYASIVKATNESIPPAPITKPKPKPKPRPNPTVKRAENVEKSSSVPAKTTHAADTAPPNDQNISDDQGYSIFVKNLPWNATIEMVEAEFSKFGSIKPRGIQVVHRQADGFCFGFVEFESEKSMNAAIEVFKVRFGSYVSYVEEKRTPKRVVNGVTHSEYNGNARGSRVLPDRGGYHGDNFRGQGAGFVNNGNYRDGDNFRGQGASFVNNINYRDGENFRGRGAGFVNNGNNYRDGNNMRNDNRNQNEYSGHGRGQQGNDYRQNDTRQNRNDYRQDGNGYRQNGDDYRQNRDGYRQIGDGFRHNRDGYRQNGDGFRQNRDGYRQNGDDYRQNGNGHHQPRPVHNGNGNANGRPGRFNGPKQIAVTA